The Staphylococcus sp. KG4-3 genome has a window encoding:
- a CDS encoding CYTH domain-containing protein, with protein MATNNEIEFKQLLTESQYNVIHKTYFNEIEPYKQTNFYIDTPDFDLKDHKSALRIRVKDEYLEMTLKIPAEVGLTEYNFETHVVPELNKPIPEQSLPSEIADQLTKMDIDLTELIILGSLKTERLEKEINGNLLVLDKSTYLDFEDFELEYEVEDYDEGLIQFKSILEKFDMKHEIPANKVQRFFNRKSNLYHN; from the coding sequence GTGGCAACAAATAACGAGATTGAATTCAAACAATTGTTAACAGAAAGTCAATACAATGTTATTCATAAAACCTATTTCAACGAAATTGAACCGTATAAACAAACAAATTTCTATATTGATACGCCAGACTTTGATTTAAAAGACCATAAATCAGCTTTGAGAATTCGTGTGAAAGATGAGTACTTAGAGATGACATTAAAAATACCAGCTGAAGTAGGTCTTACTGAATACAATTTTGAAACACATGTCGTTCCTGAATTAAACAAGCCTATTCCAGAACAATCGTTGCCTTCTGAAATTGCAGATCAACTTACAAAGATGGATATCGATTTAACTGAATTAATTATTCTTGGTTCACTTAAAACTGAACGCTTAGAGAAAGAAATAAATGGAAACTTACTTGTACTTGATAAAAGTACTTACCTAGATTTTGAAGATTTTGAATTAGAATACGAAGTAGAAGATTATGATGAAGGTTTAATTCAATTTAAATCAATCCTTGAAAAATTTGATATGAAACATGAAATTCCCGCTAATAAAGTACAAAGATTTTTTAATCGTAAATCAAATTTATATCATAATTAA
- a CDS encoding truncated hemoglobin YjbI yields MTQTPYEIIGQKALYEMIDYFYYLVEQDSRINHLFPGDFAETSRKQKQFLTQFLGGPNLYTQEHGHPMLKRRHLDFIITNHERDAWLENMYKAIQHADFPEGVGDYLYERLRLTANHMVNSEN; encoded by the coding sequence ATGACGCAAACACCATATGAAATCATTGGCCAAAAAGCCTTGTATGAGATGATTGATTACTTTTATTATTTAGTAGAACAAGATAGTAGAATTAATCACTTGTTTCCTGGAGATTTTGCAGAAACAAGCAGAAAACAAAAACAATTTTTAACACAATTCTTAGGTGGACCAAATCTTTACACACAAGAACATGGTCATCCAATGTTGAAAAGACGTCATTTAGATTTTATTATAACAAATCATGAACGTGATGCTTGGTTAGAAAATATGTATAAAGCTATACAGCATGCTGATTTTCCCGAAGGTGTCGGTGATTATTTATACGAGAGATTACGTTTAACAGCGAATCACATGGTTAATTCCGAAAATTAA